Proteins encoded by one window of Dietzia sp. B32:
- a CDS encoding PAC2 family protein, whose protein sequence is MTVQWSPDGHLDLESPVMIVAFEGWNDAADVATGTVEHLALNWEARQIAEVGGDEFFDYLDQRPVVRISGGVSRSVEWPRVVVSACRPDGVANDVLLVRGPEPALKWRRFASEFVDLVDTLGVTQVVLLGAYLADVPHTRPVPLTGAAFSRQRMATMGVEPSDYEGPTGMSGVLQQLLTEAGVPTLSLFAGVPHYVASPPNPRGTEAMLSWLAENLGMAVPMDALRVQARTWADRVDAAAGEDEDLRDYIQSLEDRVDEESGVTPGIDPEPDRGRASGGDAMPLVDGEAIAAEFERFLRGDRDEPDAG, encoded by the coding sequence ATGACTGTCCAATGGAGTCCCGACGGGCATCTCGATCTGGAGAGCCCGGTAATGATCGTGGCCTTCGAGGGCTGGAACGACGCGGCGGACGTGGCGACGGGCACCGTCGAACACCTCGCACTGAACTGGGAGGCCCGCCAGATCGCCGAGGTGGGGGGTGACGAGTTCTTCGACTACCTCGACCAGCGGCCGGTCGTCCGGATCTCGGGCGGGGTGTCCCGTTCGGTGGAGTGGCCCCGGGTCGTGGTGTCGGCATGCCGACCGGACGGGGTGGCCAACGACGTGTTGCTGGTCCGCGGGCCCGAGCCGGCCCTGAAGTGGCGCAGGTTCGCCTCCGAGTTCGTCGACCTGGTCGACACCCTCGGCGTCACCCAGGTGGTCCTGTTGGGGGCCTATCTCGCGGATGTGCCGCACACCCGACCGGTCCCCCTCACCGGCGCGGCGTTCAGCCGGCAGCGGATGGCGACCATGGGCGTCGAGCCGTCGGACTACGAGGGGCCCACCGGGATGTCCGGAGTGCTGCAGCAACTGCTCACCGAGGCGGGCGTTCCCACCCTGAGCCTGTTCGCGGGCGTCCCCCACTACGTGGCCTCGCCACCGAACCCGCGGGGCACCGAGGCGATGCTGTCCTGGCTCGCCGAAAACCTGGGCATGGCCGTGCCGATGGACGCCCTGCGCGTGCAGGCCCGGACGTGGGCCGACCGGGTGGACGCCGCGGCGGGCGAGGACGAGGACCTGCGCGACTACATCCAGTCCCTCGAGGACCGGGTGGACGAGGAGTCCGGGGTGACCCCGGGGATCGACCCCGAGCCCGACCGTGGCCGGGCGTCGGGCGGGGACGCGATGCCCCTGGTCGACGGCGAGGCGATCGCCGCCGAGTTCGAACGCTTTCTCCGGGGTGACCGGGACGAGCCCGACGCCGGGTGA
- the mshC gene encoding cysteine--1-D-myo-inosityl 2-amino-2-deoxy-alpha-D-glucopyranoside ligase, whose translation MHSWSSPVVPPVPGDGVPLRLFDTAGGEAREVAPGPVAGMYVCGITPYDTTHLGHAATYLTFDLVYRLLLDAGHEVHYVQNTTDVDDPLFERAERDGVDWRELGDRETELFRTDMEALRVLPPRDYVAATETIDEVIDMVAELLERGHAYCIDPAVDGYSDVYYRHRATEDFGYESGYDDDEMAAAFAERGGDPGRTGKEHPLDALLWRVRRPGEPSWPSPWGAGRPGWHIECSAIARNRLGMEFDIQGGGSDLAFPHHEFSAAHAEAATGERPFARFYVHAAMIGLDGVKMSKSLGNLVRVQALREEGVDPALIRLGLFAGHYRVDRSWSDGLLEAARVRYDTWNRAIAQGAGADSAAVISTLRERLADDLDTPGALAAVDEWARATLDGDRTDPSAGGAVATALDGLLGIPPATA comes from the coding sequence ATGCACTCGTGGTCCTCGCCTGTCGTCCCCCCGGTCCCCGGCGACGGAGTCCCCCTGAGGTTGTTCGACACGGCGGGCGGCGAGGCCCGCGAGGTGGCGCCGGGGCCGGTCGCGGGGATGTACGTCTGTGGGATCACCCCGTACGACACCACCCACCTGGGTCATGCGGCCACCTACCTCACCTTCGATCTCGTCTACCGGCTGCTGCTCGACGCCGGCCACGAGGTCCACTACGTCCAGAACACCACCGACGTCGACGACCCGCTGTTCGAGCGCGCCGAGCGCGACGGTGTCGACTGGCGGGAGCTCGGCGACCGTGAGACCGAGCTGTTCCGGACGGACATGGAGGCGCTGCGGGTCCTCCCGCCGCGCGACTACGTCGCGGCGACCGAGACCATCGACGAGGTGATCGACATGGTGGCCGAACTCCTCGAGCGAGGCCACGCCTACTGCATCGATCCCGCCGTCGACGGGTACTCGGACGTCTACTACCGCCATCGCGCCACGGAGGACTTCGGCTACGAGTCCGGGTACGACGACGACGAGATGGCAGCCGCCTTCGCCGAGCGCGGTGGCGACCCGGGCCGAACCGGCAAGGAACACCCGCTGGATGCGCTGCTGTGGCGCGTGAGGCGGCCCGGCGAGCCGTCGTGGCCCTCGCCCTGGGGCGCGGGCCGACCCGGTTGGCACATCGAGTGCTCGGCGATCGCCCGCAACCGACTGGGGATGGAGTTCGACATCCAGGGCGGCGGAAGCGACCTGGCGTTCCCCCACCACGAGTTCTCGGCGGCGCACGCCGAGGCGGCGACGGGGGAGCGGCCCTTCGCCCGGTTCTACGTGCACGCCGCCATGATCGGTCTCGACGGCGTCAAGATGAGCAAGTCCCTCGGCAACCTCGTACGCGTCCAGGCGCTGCGGGAGGAGGGCGTCGATCCGGCCCTCATCAGGCTCGGCCTGTTCGCCGGGCACTACCGCGTCGACAGGTCCTGGTCCGACGGTCTCCTCGAGGCCGCCCGCGTCCGGTACGACACCTGGAACCGGGCCATCGCCCAGGGTGCCGGCGCGGATTCCGCGGCTGTGATCTCGACCCTCCGTGAGCGCCTGGCGGACGACCTCGACACCCCCGGTGCGCTCGCCGCGGTCGACGAGTGGGCCCGGGCGACCCTGGACGGCGACCGGACGGACCCGTCCGCCGGCGGCGCGGTCGCCACCGCCCTGGACGGCCTGCTCGGCATCCCGCCGGCCACCGCCTGA
- a CDS encoding SCO1664 family protein: MTSGPVSPELTVLYRIPSGSNAVYHCVDAHGDSWVYKPSAGERPLMDFPDGSLAAREIAAHAVSEALGWGLVPQTVAAHGPGGPGMAQRWIEELDREQRPGHDPIDVHPADAVPDGRAVVLRGEGARGEDVVVAHDVDDRMRRIAVFDHVVNNADRKGGHVLVDAAGVVWAIDHGLSFHAEPKLRTVLWGWAGQPLTADEVTGLERLRRGLAAGGKLTAALSDLLSSAEIEALTARVDALIASRVFPVPGTRYPLPWPLF; this comes from the coding sequence GTGACCTCCGGCCCGGTCAGCCCCGAGCTCACCGTGCTGTACCGGATCCCGTCCGGCAGCAACGCCGTCTACCACTGTGTGGACGCCCACGGGGACAGCTGGGTCTACAAGCCGTCGGCGGGGGAGCGACCCCTGATGGACTTCCCCGACGGCAGTCTCGCCGCGCGGGAGATCGCCGCGCACGCGGTCTCCGAGGCGCTGGGCTGGGGGCTCGTGCCCCAGACCGTCGCGGCGCACGGCCCGGGTGGACCGGGCATGGCGCAGCGGTGGATCGAGGAGCTCGACAGGGAGCAGCGCCCCGGGCACGACCCGATCGACGTCCACCCCGCCGACGCCGTCCCGGATGGCCGCGCGGTCGTGCTGCGCGGGGAGGGCGCGCGGGGGGAGGACGTGGTGGTCGCGCACGACGTCGACGACCGGATGCGTCGCATCGCGGTGTTCGACCACGTGGTCAACAACGCGGACCGCAAGGGTGGGCACGTCCTCGTCGACGCCGCGGGTGTGGTGTGGGCGATCGATCACGGACTGTCGTTCCACGCCGAGCCGAAGCTGCGCACCGTCCTGTGGGGGTGGGCGGGACAACCCCTCACCGCCGACGAGGTGACGGGTCTGGAACGGCTCCGCCGCGGCCTCGCGGCGGGCGGTAAACTCACAGCAGCCCTGTCCGACCTGCTGTCCTCCGCCGAGATCGAGGCCCTCACCGCGCGTGTCGACGCTCTCATCGCGAGCCGGGTGTTCCCCGTCCCGGGGACGCGTTACCCCTTACCCTGGCCGCTGTTCTGA
- a CDS encoding DUF3090 domain-containing protein, protein MSRAVHEFRDPARFVVGTVGQPGERVFFVQATEAGRTISVRCEKQQAQILSERMGDLLDEIAAKSDVPVPPAGGVVDDLDPLEMPVDAEFQVGTMGLGWDGEHSKIVVELLAMDPSATDESVVLSDAEDAPDALRVFLTPQRARQFVLRSERVVSAGRAPCPLCGEPIDTTGHLCVRLNGYLPRSGEALTDLIDP, encoded by the coding sequence ATGAGCAGGGCAGTGCACGAGTTCCGCGACCCGGCCCGGTTCGTGGTGGGCACGGTCGGTCAGCCCGGCGAACGTGTCTTCTTCGTCCAGGCCACCGAGGCGGGCCGCACCATCTCCGTGCGGTGCGAGAAGCAGCAGGCACAGATCCTGTCCGAGCGGATGGGCGACCTGCTCGACGAGATCGCCGCCAAGTCCGACGTGCCGGTGCCACCGGCCGGCGGCGTCGTGGACGATCTCGACCCGCTCGAGATGCCGGTCGACGCCGAGTTCCAGGTCGGCACCATGGGGCTCGGCTGGGACGGGGAACACAGCAAGATCGTGGTGGAACTGCTGGCGATGGACCCGTCCGCCACCGACGAGTCCGTGGTGCTGTCGGACGCCGAGGACGCCCCGGACGCCCTGCGCGTCTTCCTCACGCCGCAGCGGGCCCGCCAGTTCGTGCTGCGCAGCGAGCGGGTCGTCTCCGCCGGCCGTGCCCCGTGCCCACTGTGCGGCGAGCCGATCGACACCACGGGCCACCTGTGCGTCCGTCTCAACGGTTACCTCCCTCGGTCCGGTGAGGCGCTCACCGACCTCATCGACCCGTGA
- a CDS encoding histidine phosphatase family protein — MTVILLRHGRSTANTALTLAGRTPGVSLDDTGHAQAADLGRRLAELPVEAVVRSPLMRCRQTVEPLAEALGVEPLVDEGLVEVDYGTWTGRPLSDLASENLWSVVQQHPSSAVFPEGESLAGMAGRAVTAIRRHDQRLAEEAKRDVLWVACSHGDVIKAVIADAYGMHLDQFQRIVVEPASVSVVRYTPHRPFVLRVNDTGGDLAGLRGDPAGRVSDATARHASSDAVPGGNVA, encoded by the coding sequence ATGACCGTCATCCTGCTCCGGCACGGCCGTTCCACCGCCAACACCGCCCTCACGCTGGCCGGACGTACCCCGGGGGTCAGCCTCGACGACACCGGCCACGCCCAGGCCGCGGACCTGGGCCGAAGGCTCGCGGAACTGCCCGTCGAGGCGGTCGTCCGTTCGCCGCTCATGCGGTGCCGTCAGACGGTCGAGCCCCTGGCCGAGGCGCTGGGCGTGGAGCCGCTCGTCGACGAGGGGCTGGTGGAGGTGGACTACGGCACCTGGACGGGACGGCCCCTCTCCGACCTCGCCTCGGAGAACCTGTGGTCTGTTGTCCAGCAGCATCCCTCGTCTGCGGTCTTCCCCGAGGGGGAGTCCCTGGCCGGGATGGCCGGCCGGGCGGTGACCGCCATCCGCCGTCACGACCAGCGGCTGGCCGAGGAGGCGAAGCGCGACGTGCTGTGGGTCGCCTGCAGTCACGGCGACGTCATCAAGGCGGTCATCGCGGACGCCTACGGGATGCACCTCGACCAGTTCCAGCGGATCGTGGTGGAACCGGCGTCAGTGTCCGTGGTGCGCTATACACCGCATCGCCCGTTCGTCCTCCGGGTCAACGACACCGGCGGCGACCTGGCCGGTCTCCGGGGAGACCCCGCCGGCAGGGTCAGCGACGCCACCGCGAGGCACGCCAGCTCGGACGCCGTCCCCGGCGGGAACGTAGCCTGA
- a CDS encoding undecaprenyl-diphosphate phosphatase: protein MSWLQVVVLSAIQGLTEFLPVSSSGHLRIFSTWFFGEDAGASFTAVVQLGTEAAVLVFFFKDIVRILVAWFRGVFNSGHRADPDYRLGWFVIVGSVPIAIIGFVAKDFIRDAARNLWITAIVLIVFSFVFLIAERFGRQDRPVDAKSLDGLTMKDAIVMGLAQCLALIPGVSRSGGTISAGLFLNMSREAAARFSFLLAIPAVLASGLFSLPDAFEPSVGQSASGIQLLVGSAIAFVIGYAAIAWLLKFVQNHSLAWFAGYRILLGALVMILLGTGTIPAT, encoded by the coding sequence ATGTCCTGGCTGCAGGTCGTCGTCCTGTCCGCGATCCAGGGACTCACCGAGTTCCTCCCCGTCTCCTCGTCCGGGCACCTGCGGATCTTCTCCACGTGGTTCTTCGGAGAGGACGCCGGGGCGTCGTTCACGGCAGTGGTCCAGTTGGGCACCGAGGCCGCGGTGCTGGTGTTCTTCTTCAAGGACATCGTGCGCATCCTCGTCGCCTGGTTCCGGGGTGTGTTCAACTCCGGGCACCGCGCCGACCCGGACTACCGCCTGGGGTGGTTCGTCATCGTGGGCTCGGTCCCCATCGCGATCATCGGTTTCGTCGCCAAGGACTTCATCCGTGACGCCGCGCGGAACCTGTGGATCACCGCCATCGTGCTCATCGTCTTCTCCTTCGTCTTCCTCATCGCCGAGAGGTTCGGTCGGCAGGACCGCCCCGTCGACGCCAAATCGCTCGACGGTCTGACGATGAAGGACGCGATCGTCATGGGTCTGGCGCAGTGTCTGGCCCTCATCCCGGGCGTGAGCCGCTCCGGCGGCACGATCTCCGCCGGACTGTTCCTCAACATGTCGCGGGAGGCCGCGGCGCGGTTCTCCTTCCTGCTGGCGATCCCCGCGGTCCTGGCCTCGGGCCTGTTCAGCCTCCCCGACGCGTTCGAACCGTCAGTGGGGCAGTCCGCCAGCGGGATCCAGCTCCTCGTCGGCTCGGCGATCGCGTTCGTCATCGGGTACGCCGCCATCGCCTGGCTCCTGAAGTTCGTGCAGAACCACTCGCTCGCCTGGTTCGCCGGATACCGCATCCTGCTCGGCGCACTGGTGATGATCCTGCTGGGCACGGGCACGATCCCCGCGACCTGA
- a CDS encoding quinone-dependent dihydroorotate dehydrogenase gives MYALLKKVLFRFPAERIHHLVFGLLKLLTLVPPLGAVVRRVLGVRDPVLAQEVLGRTFPGPLGLAAGFDKNAAAVDSWGAIGFGFSEVGTVTASPQPGNPTPRLFRLIEDRAILNRMGFNNHGAGNAANNLRRRRSSDPVGINIGKTKVVPAEDAVRDYVASATMLTGLADYLVVNVSSPNTPGLRDLQAVESLRPILTAVRDVATIPVLVKIAPDLDDADIDAVTDLVLELGLAGIVATNTTISRDGLRTPATSVEALGAGGISGAPVAARSREVLARIHGRAGGRIVIISVGGIETPEDVWDRITHGANLVQTYTGFIFTGPTLLSGTNRLVAKRLRQGGFGSLAEAVGSAVR, from the coding sequence GTGTACGCACTGCTCAAGAAGGTGCTGTTCCGCTTTCCCGCGGAGCGGATCCACCACCTGGTGTTCGGCCTGCTCAAGCTCCTGACCCTGGTGCCCCCGCTCGGCGCCGTGGTGCGCCGGGTACTCGGGGTGCGGGACCCCGTGCTCGCCCAGGAGGTGCTCGGGCGGACGTTCCCCGGCCCGCTGGGGCTGGCGGCCGGTTTCGACAAGAACGCGGCCGCCGTGGACTCGTGGGGCGCGATCGGCTTCGGGTTCAGCGAGGTCGGCACCGTGACCGCCTCTCCCCAACCGGGCAATCCCACCCCGCGACTGTTCCGGCTGATCGAGGACAGGGCGATCCTCAACCGGATGGGATTCAACAACCACGGGGCCGGCAACGCCGCCAACAACCTGCGTCGGCGCCGCAGCAGTGACCCGGTGGGGATCAACATCGGCAAGACCAAGGTGGTTCCCGCGGAGGACGCGGTCCGCGACTATGTCGCCTCGGCGACGATGCTCACGGGTCTCGCCGACTACCTCGTCGTCAACGTCAGCTCCCCCAACACCCCGGGCCTGCGGGATCTCCAGGCCGTCGAGTCGCTCCGTCCCATCCTCACGGCGGTGCGGGACGTCGCCACGATCCCTGTCCTGGTGAAGATCGCGCCCGACCTGGACGACGCGGACATCGACGCGGTGACGGACCTCGTCCTGGAACTGGGTCTGGCGGGCATCGTCGCCACCAACACCACCATCTCCCGGGACGGACTGCGGACACCCGCCACGTCGGTCGAGGCGCTGGGGGCCGGGGGCATCTCCGGCGCGCCGGTCGCCGCCCGGTCACGGGAGGTCCTCGCGCGGATCCACGGCCGCGCAGGCGGCCGCATCGTCATCATCTCCGTCGGTGGCATCGAGACGCCCGAGGACGTCTGGGACCGCATCACCCACGGCGCGAACCTCGTCCAGACCTACACCGGGTTCATCTTCACCGGTCCCACCCTTCTGAGCGGCACGAACCGCCTGGTGGCCAAGCGCCTCCGCCAGGGCGGGTTCGGGTCCCTGGCGGAGGCGGTCGGCTCGGCGGTGCGCTGA
- a CDS encoding YbhB/YbcL family Raf kinase inhibitor-like protein, which produces MTDFRVPDPYAALPELPALEVSSESFAEGATLTAAQLGGKMGVEGGEDKSPQVSWSEGPEGTRTYVVTVFDPDAPTASGFWHWSVANIPADVTSLPEGACIGDDTSGLPSGAVVVRNDAGFKGFVGAAPPAGHGPHRYILAVHAVGDEIELGDDASCAFVGFNLFGQGLARGTVTGIFEQ; this is translated from the coding sequence ATGACCGACTTCCGTGTGCCCGACCCCTACGCCGCGCTCCCGGAGCTGCCCGCACTAGAGGTGAGCAGCGAGTCGTTCGCCGAGGGCGCGACCCTGACCGCCGCGCAGCTCGGTGGGAAGATGGGCGTCGAGGGCGGCGAGGACAAGTCCCCGCAGGTGAGCTGGAGCGAGGGCCCGGAGGGCACCAGGACCTACGTGGTCACGGTCTTCGACCCGGACGCTCCCACAGCGTCGGGCTTCTGGCACTGGTCGGTGGCCAACATCCCGGCGGACGTCACCTCTCTGCCCGAGGGCGCCTGCATCGGTGATGACACCTCGGGCCTGCCGTCGGGGGCCGTCGTGGTGCGCAACGATGCGGGATTCAAGGGCTTCGTGGGCGCCGCCCCGCCGGCGGGCCACGGTCCGCACCGCTACATCCTCGCGGTCCACGCGGTGGGGGACGAGATCGAGCTCGGTGACGATGCCTCGTGCGCCTTCGTCGGGTTCAACCTGTTCGGCCAGGGCCTGGCCCGCGGCACCGTGACGGGGATCTTCGAGCAGTAG
- a CDS encoding TfoX/Sxy family protein: MARTPPPPAQQQLIDRLRRHLADEPVTREVSMFGGRCVMVAGKILVSVGEDGGMLLRVADGDDDELLRRPGAARAEMGAGRDMGPGWIRVAASAVETDEDLGTWLGPALAYNRAVTGRAARRQG; this comes from the coding sequence ATGGCACGCACGCCCCCACCCCCCGCCCAGCAGCAGCTCATCGACCGCCTCCGCCGGCATCTCGCGGACGAGCCGGTGACCCGGGAGGTCTCGATGTTCGGCGGCCGGTGCGTCATGGTCGCCGGGAAGATCCTCGTGAGTGTCGGCGAGGACGGCGGGATGCTGCTCCGGGTGGCCGACGGAGACGACGACGAGCTCCTCCGCCGCCCCGGCGCCGCCCGGGCCGAGATGGGCGCCGGGCGCGACATGGGTCCCGGCTGGATCAGGGTGGCGGCCTCGGCCGTCGAGACGGACGAGGACCTGGGCACGTGGCTCGGACCGGCCCTGGCGTACAACCGGGCGGTCACCGGCCGCGCGGCCCGTCGGCAGGGGTAG
- a CDS encoding ABC transporter ATP-binding protein yields the protein MSADHVIDVRGLTKSFGRFPALNGVDLQVEKGHVQGFLGPNGAGKSTTIRVLLGLLRADGGTATVLGCDPWRDVVDLHRRLAYVPGDVSLWPGMSGGEAIDLLGDLRGGLDERRRAELVERFELDPTRRGRQYSKGNRQKVALVAALASDVELLILDEPTSGLDPLMAKVFRDVIGEANARGTSVLLSSHILAEAESLADRVSIIRDGRIARTGTLTELRGHARSSISATLSRIPEPRELDTLCGLDFLRDVRVDGDRISATAEAARTGEAMTVLAPYGLAALTVEPASLESLFLDVYGGDAGSGTDGPAATP from the coding sequence GTGAGCGCGGACCACGTGATCGACGTGCGGGGACTGACGAAGTCCTTCGGGAGGTTCCCCGCTCTGAACGGGGTCGACCTGCAGGTCGAGAAAGGTCATGTGCAGGGGTTCCTGGGGCCGAACGGCGCGGGCAAGTCCACCACCATCCGGGTGCTCCTCGGTCTCCTGCGGGCCGACGGCGGAACTGCGACCGTCCTCGGGTGCGACCCCTGGCGGGACGTCGTGGACCTGCATCGCCGACTCGCCTACGTCCCCGGCGACGTCAGCCTGTGGCCGGGCATGAGCGGCGGTGAGGCGATCGACCTCCTCGGTGACCTCCGGGGCGGGCTCGACGAGCGGCGGCGCGCGGAGCTGGTCGAGCGTTTCGAGCTGGATCCGACAAGGCGGGGTCGCCAGTACTCCAAGGGCAACCGCCAGAAGGTCGCCCTCGTCGCGGCCCTGGCGTCGGATGTCGAGTTGCTGATCCTCGACGAGCCCACGAGTGGACTGGATCCGCTGATGGCGAAGGTCTTCCGGGATGTGATCGGTGAGGCCAACGCCCGCGGCACGTCGGTGCTGCTCTCGAGCCACATCCTGGCCGAGGCCGAGTCCCTGGCGGACCGGGTGTCGATCATCCGTGACGGGCGGATCGCCCGGACCGGCACGCTGACCGAGCTGCGTGGCCACGCCCGCTCGTCGATCAGCGCCACGCTCAGCCGGATCCCGGAACCGCGCGAACTGGACACACTGTGTGGACTCGACTTCCTGCGCGACGTCCGGGTGGACGGTGATCGGATCTCGGCCACTGCCGAGGCGGCCAGGACCGGCGAGGCCATGACGGTGCTCGCCCCCTACGGTCTGGCCGCGCTGACCGTCGAACCCGCGTCGCTCGAGTCGCTCTTCCTGGACGTCTATGGAGGCGACGCCGGATCCGGCACGGACGGCCCGGCGGCGACCCCGTGA
- a CDS encoding ABC transporter permease, translated as MTALLAGTRPLLRATVRHDGIRFAPWIAIATALSASSVLVYPLLFPDPLERAALAVAVGDNPALGIIFGPAFDLSTVDGFNAWRALALAGFFTALGAVLTVIRATRGQEDSGQAELLASGVLGRASRLFAGVGLALAGSLAAGVVSGVVTGLCGGDWQSSLLLGATFTASGWMFAGVAAITAQLGSDARTASSLAIGTLGALFLLRGVAYTVDTPAWTVWVNPLGWMTETRPATTDLWWPLLGAVAFTTLCLAIAFVLQSRRDLGQAALAPCPGPDRGRIRSSWGLALRINRGAVLTWTGAFVVLGLMYGYLATSIQDILRRDTAVRAILAAGAATPDDLTSAFIVTILRLVGIVAAVSGVQIMLKLRYEEMEGRLEPVLAGALHRARYLAGNVVLAFAAPAAFVLLAGLLIAARAPGAGIGVSFGPTVLQAAATIPAVWTVVALAVAVVGARPHVSLAAWVGVFASFALTVLGPTFRLPDPYLAISPFWHVPSVTAGGAGWGGLLWISSVTALFLVVGFVGFRRRDVAAP; from the coding sequence GTGACCGCGTTGCTCGCGGGGACCCGCCCGCTGTTGCGGGCCACGGTCCGGCACGACGGGATCCGCTTCGCACCGTGGATCGCCATCGCGACGGCGCTGTCCGCGTCGTCGGTACTCGTCTATCCGTTGCTCTTCCCCGATCCGCTGGAGCGGGCCGCGCTCGCTGTCGCGGTGGGGGACAACCCGGCGCTCGGCATCATCTTCGGACCCGCGTTCGACCTCAGCACGGTCGACGGGTTCAACGCCTGGCGCGCCCTCGCCCTCGCCGGGTTCTTCACCGCGCTCGGGGCGGTCCTCACCGTCATCCGCGCCACTCGCGGGCAGGAGGACTCCGGGCAGGCCGAGCTCCTCGCCTCCGGTGTGCTCGGACGCGCGAGCCGACTGTTCGCCGGGGTAGGGCTGGCGCTGGCCGGCTCCCTCGCCGCCGGCGTGGTCTCCGGCGTCGTCACCGGCCTCTGCGGTGGTGACTGGCAGTCCTCGCTGCTCCTGGGCGCGACCTTCACCGCGTCGGGCTGGATGTTCGCCGGGGTCGCCGCGATCACGGCGCAACTGGGTTCGGACGCCCGCACCGCCTCCTCCCTGGCGATCGGGACGCTCGGCGCCCTCTTCCTCCTCCGGGGTGTCGCCTACACCGTGGACACCCCCGCGTGGACCGTCTGGGTCAACCCGCTGGGATGGATGACCGAGACCCGACCCGCGACCACCGACCTCTGGTGGCCGCTGCTGGGGGCGGTGGCGTTCACGACCCTGTGCCTGGCCATCGCCTTCGTCCTCCAGTCCCGTCGCGACCTCGGGCAGGCCGCCCTCGCGCCGTGCCCCGGGCCGGACCGCGGACGAATCCGGTCGTCGTGGGGGCTCGCCCTGCGAATCAACCGAGGAGCCGTCCTGACCTGGACCGGCGCGTTCGTCGTGCTCGGGCTGATGTACGGGTATCTCGCCACCTCGATCCAGGACATCCTGCGCCGGGACACCGCGGTCAGGGCCATCCTCGCGGCGGGGGCCGCCACCCCGGACGACCTGACCTCCGCGTTCATCGTGACGATCCTGCGCCTCGTGGGGATCGTCGCCGCGGTCTCCGGGGTCCAGATCATGCTCAAGCTCCGCTACGAGGAGATGGAGGGCCGGCTCGAACCCGTCCTGGCCGGCGCGCTCCACCGGGCCCGGTACCTCGCGGGCAACGTGGTGCTGGCGTTCGCCGCCCCGGCCGCGTTCGTGCTTCTCGCGGGCCTGCTGATCGCGGCGCGCGCCCCCGGGGCCGGGATCGGTGTGTCGTTCGGTCCCACCGTGCTCCAGGCCGCGGCCACGATCCCCGCCGTGTGGACGGTCGTCGCGCTCGCCGTCGCCGTGGTGGGCGCGCGACCGCACGTGAGCCTCGCCGCGTGGGTCGGGGTGTTCGCGTCCTTCGCCCTGACTGTGCTCGGGCCGACGTTCAGACTCCCCGACCCGTACCTCGCGATCAGCCCGTTCTGGCACGTCCCGAGCGTCACCGCGGGCGGGGCCGGCTGGGGTGGGCTGCTGTGGATCTCCTCGGTCACGGCTCTGTTCCTGGTGGTGGGGTTCGTGGGTTTCCGTCGACGTGACGTGGCGGCCCCGTGA